From a single Nocardioides panacis genomic region:
- a CDS encoding DUF2200 domain-containing protein, translated as MSRIFTTSFASVYPHYVTKVERKGRTQAELDQVIEWLTGFDQPALGAHLATGTTFEDFFAAAQLPPQASSITGVVCGVRVEDVEDPLMQKIRYLDKLVDELAKGKSMDKVLRA; from the coding sequence ATGAGCCGGATCTTCACCACCAGCTTCGCGTCCGTCTACCCCCACTACGTGACGAAGGTGGAGCGGAAGGGGCGCACGCAGGCCGAGCTGGACCAGGTGATCGAGTGGCTGACCGGCTTCGACCAGCCGGCGCTCGGCGCTCACCTGGCCACGGGCACGACCTTCGAGGACTTCTTCGCCGCTGCCCAGCTCCCTCCGCAGGCGTCGTCGATCACCGGCGTGGTGTGCGGGGTGCGCGTCGAGGACGTGGAGGACCCGCTGATGCAGAAGATCCGCTACCTGGACAAGCTGGTCGACGAGCTCGCCAAGGGCAAGTCGATGGACAAGGTCCTGCGGGCGTAA
- a CDS encoding glycoside hydrolase family 15 protein, which yields MSATPIADHALLSDCHSSALVDTSGSVEWLTFPRFDSPSVMARLLDDHAGHWSIRPAGDFSSTRRYLDGTLVLETTFHTPSATVVLTDALAMGPDNEGHRLGRDVPHLLLRTVTCVSGADELEVSYAPRPEYGLVVSLLSETPGGVTARGGAEWLVLTTPVPLSLTRGTGVGRTRISAGQTLYFALHRSTLEETPAHVWAEDEIAAVLDRTVDAWRSWSTLHQSYEGPWQDLVHASGRVLKALTFQPSGAVVAAATTSLPEGVGGERNWDYRYSWVRDASLTMEALWVAACPDEADDFFAFMATAAASGVGPDRALQIMFGVGGEHDLSERSLPHLSGWRDSAPVRVGNGAWGQQQLDVYGELLGAASRLTDQLHDLDADTRRFLSALADAAAVRWREPDQGIWEVRGAPRHFLHSRVMCWVALDRAVALADVIGDRSRVGEWQRVRDQIAETVVREGWSDTAGAFTQYVGTDALDASTLMLPIVGFLPATDPRVLATLDAIEERLTDERGLVYRYRTEDGVDGLAGEEGTFLLCTFWLAQALAMAGRAERAREVFERAARYVNDVGLLGEEVDPATGELLGNFPQAFSHIGLVNAAWAIAEAEQRVPTG from the coding sequence ATGAGCGCCACACCGATCGCCGACCACGCCCTGCTCTCGGACTGCCACTCCAGCGCCCTGGTCGACACCTCCGGGTCCGTCGAGTGGCTGACCTTCCCGCGCTTCGACAGCCCGTCGGTGATGGCGCGGCTGCTCGACGACCACGCCGGCCACTGGTCGATCCGGCCGGCAGGCGACTTCAGCAGCACCCGGCGCTACCTCGACGGGACGCTGGTGCTCGAGACCACCTTCCACACCCCGTCGGCCACCGTGGTGCTCACCGACGCCCTCGCGATGGGCCCCGACAACGAGGGCCACCGGCTGGGCCGGGACGTCCCGCACCTGCTGCTCCGCACGGTCACCTGCGTGTCCGGAGCCGACGAGCTGGAGGTCTCCTACGCGCCGCGGCCGGAGTACGGGCTGGTCGTGTCGCTGCTGTCCGAGACACCGGGCGGGGTCACCGCGCGCGGCGGCGCGGAGTGGCTGGTGCTCACGACGCCGGTCCCGCTGTCGCTGACCCGCGGCACCGGAGTCGGGAGGACCCGCATCTCCGCCGGCCAGACCCTGTACTTCGCGCTCCACCGGTCCACCCTCGAGGAGACCCCGGCCCACGTCTGGGCGGAGGACGAGATCGCCGCCGTGCTGGACCGCACCGTCGACGCGTGGCGGTCCTGGTCGACCCTGCACCAGTCCTACGAGGGCCCGTGGCAGGACCTGGTGCACGCCAGCGGACGGGTGCTCAAGGCGCTGACCTTCCAGCCCAGCGGGGCCGTGGTCGCGGCGGCCACCACGTCGCTGCCCGAGGGCGTCGGCGGGGAGCGCAACTGGGACTACCGCTACTCCTGGGTGCGCGACGCCAGCCTCACCATGGAGGCGCTCTGGGTCGCGGCCTGCCCGGACGAGGCCGACGACTTCTTCGCGTTCATGGCGACCGCCGCCGCCTCCGGGGTGGGGCCGGACCGGGCGCTGCAGATCATGTTCGGCGTCGGCGGGGAGCACGACCTCAGCGAGCGCAGCCTGCCGCACCTGTCCGGGTGGCGCGACAGCGCGCCGGTCCGGGTCGGCAACGGCGCCTGGGGCCAGCAGCAGCTCGACGTGTACGGCGAGCTGCTGGGTGCCGCGAGCCGGCTGACCGACCAGCTGCACGACCTCGACGCGGACACCCGCCGCTTCCTGTCCGCGCTCGCCGACGCGGCCGCCGTACGGTGGCGGGAACCGGACCAGGGCATCTGGGAGGTGCGCGGCGCCCCCCGGCACTTCCTCCACTCCCGGGTGATGTGCTGGGTCGCGCTGGACCGGGCCGTCGCCCTGGCCGACGTCATCGGCGACCGGTCCCGCGTCGGGGAGTGGCAGCGGGTCCGCGACCAGATCGCCGAGACCGTCGTCCGCGAGGGCTGGAGCGACACCGCCGGAGCCTTCACCCAGTACGTCGGGACCGACGCCCTCGACGCCTCCACGCTGATGCTCCCGATCGTCGGCTTCCTCCCCGCCACGGACCCCCGGGTGCTCGCCACCCTCGACGCGATCGAGGAACGGCTCACCGACGAGCGTGGTCTCGTCTACCGCTACCGGACCGAGGACGGCGTGGACGGTCTCGCCGGCGAGGAGGGCACCTTCCTGCTCTGCACCTTCTGGCTCGCCCAGGCGCTGGCGATGGCCGGCCGGGCCGAGCGGGCCCGTGAGGTGTTCGAGCGGGCCGCCCGCTACGTCAACGACGTCGGGCTGCTCGGCGAGGAGGTGGATCCCGCGACCGGGGAGCTGCTCGGCAACTTCCCGCAGGCCTTCAGCCACATCGGCCTGGTCAACGCGGCCTGGGCGATCGCCGAGGCCGAGCAACGCGTGCCCACCGGGTGA
- a CDS encoding dihydrofolate reductase family protein encodes MGKIIASITTSVDGYVTGPDDGPELGLGRGGERLHYWVMGGPWTYEGDHDFAMHGPDKEFYDELVSTLASGVVGRGMYDAARAWGGTNPFPGTLFVLTHRTEDQPAPEAGFRFVDGLDTALARASEAAGDGDVALGGGADVIRQALAAGKVDELVISTAPVILGAGKRLFDGFDRDVDLEVAQVRSSPYATHVRYTVAK; translated from the coding sequence ATGGGAAAGATCATCGCGTCCATCACCACGTCGGTCGACGGCTACGTCACCGGCCCGGACGACGGCCCGGAGCTCGGCCTCGGCCGCGGGGGCGAGCGCCTCCACTACTGGGTCATGGGCGGTCCGTGGACCTACGAGGGTGACCACGACTTCGCGATGCACGGCCCGGACAAGGAGTTCTACGACGAGCTCGTCTCGACGCTCGCCTCCGGGGTCGTCGGCCGCGGGATGTACGACGCGGCCCGGGCGTGGGGAGGGACCAACCCGTTCCCCGGGACGCTGTTCGTGCTGACCCACCGCACCGAGGACCAGCCGGCGCCGGAAGCCGGCTTCCGGTTCGTCGACGGCCTCGACACGGCACTCGCCCGGGCGAGCGAGGCGGCCGGGGACGGGGACGTCGCCCTCGGTGGCGGCGCCGACGTCATCCGGCAGGCGCTGGCGGCGGGGAAGGTCGACGAGCTGGTCATCTCGACCGCCCCGGTGATCCTGGGTGCGGGCAAGCGGCTGTTCGACGGGTTCGACCGGGACGTGGACCTCGAGGTGGCCCAGGTCCGCAGCTCGCCGTACGCCACGCACGTGCGCTACACCGTCGCCAAGTAG
- a CDS encoding VOC family protein, whose protein sequence is MARVFPCLWFDGNAEEAAEFYVTLLPDSHVDKVWRSPAETPSGPPGMVLTVDFTVAGERFQGLNGGPDFRFTEAVSFAIECDDQAEVDRLWAALTASGGEPGPCGWLKDRFGLSWQIVPRRLNELLDDPDPQRARRAMEAMLKMGKIDVAELENAAAAA, encoded by the coding sequence ATGGCCAGGGTGTTTCCGTGCCTGTGGTTCGACGGCAACGCGGAGGAGGCGGCCGAGTTCTACGTGACGCTGCTGCCGGACAGCCACGTCGACAAGGTCTGGCGCTCGCCGGCCGAGACGCCGTCCGGGCCGCCGGGGATGGTGCTGACGGTCGACTTCACGGTCGCCGGCGAGCGGTTCCAGGGGCTCAACGGCGGCCCGGACTTCAGGTTCACCGAGGCGGTGTCGTTCGCCATCGAGTGCGACGACCAGGCCGAGGTGGACCGGCTGTGGGCCGCGCTCACCGCGAGCGGCGGCGAGCCGGGACCGTGCGGCTGGCTCAAGGACCGGTTCGGGCTGTCCTGGCAGATCGTCCCCCGCCGGCTGAACGAGCTGCTCGACGACCCCGACCCCCAGCGTGCTCGCCGGGCGATGGAGGCGATGCTGAAGATGGGCAAGATCGACGTCGCCGAGCTGGAGAACGCCGCCGCCGCGGCCTGA
- a CDS encoding DUF1003 domain-containing protein produces the protein MTSPGNHAPRVHPVTAAMLAQRAESVQLKIADGITTFAGSMTFVYIHAAAFAVWMLVFERSPWPTLTLIVSLEAIFLSTFVLIGQNRQAAFQQAKADHDFVESELELKTNTEITRQIHTLTTELHRRVVTEGAG, from the coding sequence ATGACCTCCCCAGGCAACCACGCCCCCCGCGTCCACCCGGTGACGGCGGCGATGCTGGCGCAGCGCGCCGAGAGCGTCCAGCTGAAGATCGCTGACGGGATCACCACGTTCGCCGGGTCGATGACGTTCGTCTACATCCACGCGGCCGCCTTCGCCGTCTGGATGCTGGTGTTCGAGCGCAGCCCGTGGCCGACGCTCACCCTGATCGTCTCGCTCGAGGCGATCTTCCTGTCGACGTTCGTGCTGATCGGCCAGAACCGCCAGGCCGCCTTCCAGCAGGCCAAGGCGGACCACGACTTCGTCGAGTCCGAGCTCGAGCTGAAGACGAACACCGAGATCACCCGGCAGATCCACACGCTCACCACCGAGCTGCACCGGCGGGTGGTGACGGAGGGGGCGGGCTGA